The genomic interval GTGGAGgttggggtggaggtaggggtggAGGTTGGGGTGGAGGTTGGGGTGGAGGTTGGGGTGGAGGTTGGGGTGGAGgttggggtggaggtaggggtggAGGTTGGGGTGGAGGTTGGGGTGGAGGTAGGGCTGGAGGTTGGGGTGGAGgttggggtggaggtaggggtggAGGTTGGGGTGGAGgttggggtggaggtaggggtggAGGTTGGGGTGGAGgttggggtggaggtaggggtggAGGTTGGGGTGGAGgttggggtggaggtaggggtggaggtaggggtggaggttggggtggaggtaggggtggaggttggggtggaggtaggggtggAGGTTGGGGTGGAGGTTGGGGAGAGGTAGGGGTGGAGGTTGGGGTGGAGGTTGGGGTGGAGgttggggtggaggtaggggtggACGTAGGGGTGGACGtaggggtggaggtaggggtggAGGTGGGTGGTTGTTTTGTCAAGGCTTTTTTCCTGGGCTGGACAAGATCTCTGCTCGGGGTGGAGGTTGGGGTGGAGGTGGGTGGTTGTTTTGTCAAGGCTTTTTCCTGGGCTGGACTAGATCTCTGCTcggggtggaggtaggggtggaggtaggggtggACGTAGGGGTGGACGtaggggtggaggtaggggtggACGTAGGGGTGGAGGTGGGTGGTTGTTTTGTCGAGGTGCAGATGGTTGGGGTGGAGGTGGGTGGTTCTCTGGTCGAGGTGCAGGTGCAGGTGGTTGGGGTGGAGGTGGGTGGTTCTCTGGTCGAGGTGGTTGGGGTGGAGGTGGGTGGTTCTCTGGTCGAGGTGGTGAAGGTGGTGAAGGTGGAGGAAACTGCCTCTAGTGTTCTAGTACTGCTCTTCTCATTTTTCCATATTGAGGCCTGGTAAATACAACAGTGATAACGAAGGAACTCAATAATTATGCTGTAACGTCCCCTTAATAAATAAATGAGCCCTGGATAGTCAGAATCAGACTATAGACAGTAGCCCTATTAACAAGATACACTTCAAATATATTGTTAAAACTAATAGGCATGTAGTAAAGTAGATGGTAAACTAATAGGTATGTAGTAAAGTAGATGGTAAACTAATATGCATGTAGTAAAGTAGATTTTAAACCAATAGGCATGTAGTAAAGTAGATTTTAAACCAATAGGCATGCGGTAAAGTAGGTTTTAAACCAATAGGCATGCGGTAAAGTAGGTTTTAACCAATAGGCATGCAGTAAAGTAGATGTTAAACCAATAGGCATGCAGTAAAGTAGATGGTAAACCATGAATTACATGCATTAAATTATATGGTAAGACATGAATTACATGTTTTCTTTTACCCATTCACTGTTGTCCAGGTCATCTGTGGATGTCTTTATTCTTCGACCCATTGTCAATGGCCTTACATTGGACATAAGCCCAGGGGGCATAGGCCAATTGATGTTACACTGCAAAGACTCTGTCTTCGCTTCGTCACAGATGACACAGCTGTCGTCCTTGACCTTTCCAGAGTCTTTGGCCCTTTGTGACCCATGCAGATTTGACTTAGGGGTCACGCTGACCTTAGCCCCCACCGTCTCTGACTTGGCTGTGTCACAGATGACACAGCTGTCGTCCTTGACCTTTCCAGAGTCTTTGGCCCTTTCTGGGCTGACTGATCGTCTTATATTGAATACCCGCTGTCTCTTCCGCCTCAGCTCCTTCTTGATCCACCGTGTGTCCAGTTCTCTGGTTGGGCTCCGACAGGAAGTAACGTTGTTGCGTCCCCGTAGTCCCTTGTGTTTCTCTGACCGCTGCTCACTCTTCTGGTCGTATTCTTTCACCTGACGCAACAGAGGGTCATATGGTCAAATAACTGGAGTAGTGGTGCTACCTTAAATAAACGAACAACGCATCAGAAGTTGAAGcacggactctctctctctctctctctctctcttgtaaaTTACAAGGATAAAAACATAGCGTGACCTTTCAGCCAGAGACCTTCATTAGGCAGAGTTGTTATTCTCTCACCTTAAACCACTTGGTCAGGGTGATATCCTCCATGGTAGTGTGTCCTGTCTGGCTGTAATTAATGATGAGGGTGTAGGCCTACTCTTACAACTGCAAAGTGAATATGTTAAAAAATTAAGTATATTGTTATTGCAATTGATATGTAGAGACACATGACAAATGAAGCAGTTAAAATGGTGGTGTCAGATTGGCTAAATGAAGGCAGGAGTGGAGGTAGTGGATACCATGGTGGATAACAGGGTGGATACCATGGTGGATAACCTGGTGGATAACAGGGTGGATAACCTGGTGGATAACCTGGTGGATAACAGGGTGGATAACCTGGTGGATAACCTGGTGGATAACAGGGTGGAAAACAGGGTGGATAACCTggtggatatcagggtggataACCTGGTGGATAACCTGGTGGATACCATGGTGGATAACCTGGTGGATAACCTGGTGGATAACCTGGTGGATAACCTGGTGGATAAGCTGGTGGATAACCTGGTGGATAACCTGGTGGATAACGGGGTGGATAACCTGGTGGATAACAGGGTGGATAACCTGGTGGATAACCTGGTGGATAACCTGGTGGATAACGGGGTGGATAACCTGGTGGATAACCTGGTGGATAACGGGGTGGATACCATGGTGGATAACCTGGTGGATAACCTGGTGGATAACCTGGTGGATAACGGGGTGGATAACCTGGTGGATAACAGGGTGGATAACCTGGTGGATAACCTGGTGGATAACCTGGTGGATAACGGGGTGGATAACCTGGTGTATAACCTGGTGGATAACCTGGTGGATACCATGGTGGATAACCTGGTGGATAACCTGGTGGATAACCTGGTGGATAACAGGGTGGATAACCTGGTGGATAACCTGGTGGATAACAGGGTGGATAACAGGGTGGATACCATGGTGGATAACCTGGTGGATAACAGGGTGGATACCATGGTGGATAACCTGGTGGATAACCTGGTGGATAACCTG from Oncorhynchus keta strain PuntledgeMale-10-30-2019 chromosome 27, Oket_V2, whole genome shotgun sequence carries:
- the LOC127912397 gene encoding poly(A) polymerase-like isoform X2, whose amino-acid sequence is MPEQVKEYDQKSEQRSEKHKGLRGRNNVTSCRSPTRELDTRWIKKELRRKRQRVFNIRRSVSPERAKDSGKVKDDSCVICDTAKSETVGAKVSVTPKSNLHGSQRAKDSGKVKDDSCVICDEAKTESLQCNINWPMPPGLMSNVRPLTMGRRIKTSTDDLDNSEWASIWKNEKSSTRTLEAVSSTFTTFTTSTREPPTSTPTTSTREPPTSTPTTCTCTSTREPPTSTPTICTSTKQPPTSTPTSTPTSTPTSTPTSTPTSTPTSTPSRDLVQPRKKP
- the LOC127912397 gene encoding poly(A) polymerase-like isoform X1, which produces MEDITLTKWFKVKEYDQKSEQRSEKHKGLRGRNNVTSCRSPTRELDTRWIKKELRRKRQRVFNIRRSVSPERAKDSGKVKDDSCVICDTAKSETVGAKVSVTPKSNLHGSQRAKDSGKVKDDSCVICDEAKTESLQCNINWPMPPGLMSNVRPLTMGRRIKTSTDDLDNSEWASIWKNEKSSTRTLEAVSSTFTTFTTSTREPPTSTPTTSTREPPTSTPTTCTCTSTREPPTSTPTICTSTKQPPTSTPTSTPTSTPTSTPTSTPTSTPTSTPSRDLVQPRKKP